The following are encoded in a window of Thermococcus sp. CX2 genomic DNA:
- the pyrI gene encoding aspartate carbamoyltransferase regulatory subunit, translating into MAELKVTAIKEGTVIDHIPAGKGLKVIEILRLNMPNGGVLLLASNVHSKKLGKKDIVKVEGRFLSEEEVNKIALIAPTATVNIVRDYKVAEKFKVEIPEEISGILRCANPNCVSNHEYVTSKFYVVSREPLKVRCHYCERTMEESEILSNL; encoded by the coding sequence ATGGCCGAGCTCAAGGTTACCGCGATTAAGGAAGGAACCGTTATAGACCATATTCCGGCCGGAAAGGGCCTCAAGGTCATCGAGATACTCCGCCTAAACATGCCTAACGGGGGAGTTTTGCTCCTTGCCTCAAACGTCCACAGCAAAAAACTCGGCAAGAAGGACATCGTCAAGGTTGAAGGCCGCTTCCTGAGCGAGGAGGAGGTCAACAAGATAGCTCTGATAGCCCCAACGGCCACCGTAAACATAGTGAGGGACTACAAGGTGGCTGAGAAGTTCAAGGTCGAAATTCCTGAGGAGATAAGCGGAATCCTCCGCTGCGCCAATCCCAACTGCGTCAGCAACCACGAATACGTTACTTCGAAGTTCTACGTCGTCTCAAGGGAACCTCTGAAAGTGCGCTGCCACTACTGCGAGAGGACGATGGAGGAAAGT